The nucleotide window GTGCCAATAGGCGACATTGGCCGCGCGCTCCTCAAGCGAACCACCGTCCCGAAGATCGCCTTCCTTGATGCCGCGCTCTTCCGCGCCGACCCAGGGCTTGCCCTCATACCAGAAGGCATATTTCTCCGGTGCCATGACATCCTTGATGTTCGTCGATGGCGAATAGTAGCCCTGCTCGGAAACCGCGATGCCGGGCTCCCCGGAAAGCCAGTAGTCGGCGTAGGCGATAACGGCTTCCTTGTTGGTCGTACCGGCGATCATCGTTGGGCCGATCGCCCAGCCGCGATAACCTTCCTTCGGCACCGCGTACTTGCAGGGCTTGCCCTGCGCCTTGACGGCCATGACCGCCGGCTGCCAGGCGTCGCAGACGACCATTTCGCCCGATGCCATCAAGTTGACGAGCTCGCCGAAATCACCCCACAGCGCGCGGAACTGACCTTCCTTCTTCTTCGAAATCAGGAACGCAGCCGCCTCGTCGATTTCAGCCGCCGTGGCATTGCCGGGATTTTTTACGTTGGAAAGGCCGAGGGTGTTCATCGCCATGATGGCTTGGCCGAAAGCGATCAGCGGGTCGGTGTTGAGGCCGGACTTGCCCTTCCACTTCGGATCGAAGATCGCCGCCCAGGTGTTGGCTTCCTCGGCGCTGACGACGTCGGGATTGTAGCCGATCGAATCGTAGTTATAGACGGCAGGCACCATGTTGAGCGTGGTCTGCGCCTCGTCGGCCCAGATCTGGCCGGTGATCTGCGATTTCACGTCCCACTTGTCGCTCGGCTTGGTGAACACCTCGCGAATGTTCGCCCAGTTCTTCAACGATGCGGCCGGGATCACTTCGACATTGTCGGTCATGACGATCGACGGCAGACGCTCGGCGATGATTTCCCAGCAATCATAGTCCTTCGAACCGGACAGGATCTTGGTCTGCGCATCCGGGAAGGTCGCTGCCGTTCCAGAGGTGCCGCCGACGCCGGACGCCTTCTTGAATTCTTCAAGAATGCGTTCCTGAACCGTGACCGAAAGGCCGATAGTGCGCAGCTGCTGGCCGGCAAGGTCGGCCGCCTGCGCATAGGCTGCGCGCGACGACAGCAGATGCGTGCCGCCGCCCATGGCAAGCGCCATGACGCCTGCGGACCGCTTCAGAAGGGAGCGGCGATTGATTTCCATGTTGGACATGTCTCTTCTCCAGTTGATTGTTATTCCCCGGAACCCCGTTTGATCGCGGCCCCTTCCTCAGTCTCCGCAGGCCGCTGGCGGCGATAACAGCCACCGCTCAAGCCTCAACGGTTCAGTAGCGCCCCACGAGGAGGCCTCCATCCACGACCAGCACCTGGCCGGTCATGTATCTCGCGTCGTTCGACGCCAGAAATGCGATGACGTCCGCGATATCGTCAGGCGTGCCGAGCCGCCCCATCGGGATGAATTCGGCAGCCTTTTCAGCCCCAGCCGGACCCAGAGAATTTTCTTCGGACAGAAGCTGCGCCGTTCGGATGTATCCGGGCGCGATGCCGTTGACCCGCACGCCGTCTCGCGCCAATTCCACGGCCAGACCGCGCACGAGGCCGATGACGCCGGACTTGGCCGCCGAATAATGCACATGCTCGTCCCAGCCATAGGCGATGCCCATGATCGAGGAAAGCGCGACGATGCTGCCGGATTTGCGCGAACGCATGCCGGGAGCCGCCGCCCGCGCCAGCCGGAAAATGCCCTTGAGATCGATGTCGAAGGTCAGGTCCCACTTTTCGTCGGTGAGATTTGCCAGCGGCGTGCGGTGTGCGATTCCCGCATTGGCGACGACCACATCGATACCGCCGTGGCGGGTTTCTATGTCTGCCACCAGCGCCTCGGTGGCCTCGGTCGATCGCACGTCGTAAAGCTGGAATTCCGCCGATCCGCCAGCCGACAGAATGGCCTGCGCTGTCTCCATTCCCTGCTTTTCCAGAATGTCGGTGACGATGACGTGGTCGCCACGCGCGGCAAGCGCCTTGGCCGTCGCCTGCCCGATGCCGATCCCGGCGCCGGTGACGATGGCAATACGTTTCGATGGTCCAGTCATGGTTTTGTCCCTCTCACAGCATCACATCGCCGGAATTCGGCCCGAGCGTCTGGCCGACGAACAGGCTCGCTGCCGACGATGCGAGGAAGGCGACCGTTTCGGCCACCTCCTCAGGCTCGCCGAAACGCCCAAGCGGCAGTTGGGCCTTCTTGGCGGTGCGCCAGTCGTCGGACAGCGCCATCACCAGCGGCGTGTTGATCGGCCCCGGCGCCACGGCGTTCACCCGC belongs to Rhizobium indicum and includes:
- a CDS encoding ABC transporter substrate-binding protein: MSNMEINRRSLLKRSAGVMALAMGGGTHLLSSRAAYAQAADLAGQQLRTIGLSVTVQERILEEFKKASGVGGTSGTAATFPDAQTKILSGSKDYDCWEIIAERLPSIVMTDNVEVIPAASLKNWANIREVFTKPSDKWDVKSQITGQIWADEAQTTLNMVPAVYNYDSIGYNPDVVSAEEANTWAAIFDPKWKGKSGLNTDPLIAFGQAIMAMNTLGLSNVKNPGNATAAEIDEAAAFLISKKKEGQFRALWGDFGELVNLMASGEMVVCDAWQPAVMAVKAQGKPCKYAVPKEGYRGWAIGPTMIAGTTNKEAVIAYADYWLSGEPGIAVSEQGYYSPSTNIKDVMAPEKYAFWYEGKPWVGAEERGIKEGDLRDGGSLEERAANVAYWHQWPDEYDHLIQKWDEFLSA
- a CDS encoding SDR family NAD(P)-dependent oxidoreductase — protein: MTGPSKRIAIVTGAGIGIGQATAKALAARGDHVIVTDILEKQGMETAQAILSAGGSAEFQLYDVRSTEATEALVADIETRHGGIDVVVANAGIAHRTPLANLTDEKWDLTFDIDLKGIFRLARAAAPGMRSRKSGSIVALSSIMGIAYGWDEHVHYSAAKSGVIGLVRGLAVELARDGVRVNGIAPGYIRTAQLLSEENSLGPAGAEKAAEFIPMGRLGTPDDIADVIAFLASNDARYMTGQVLVVDGGLLVGRY